Proteins from a single region of Lysinibacillus sp. JNUCC-52:
- the rpmJ gene encoding 50S ribosomal protein L36: MKVRPSVKPICEKCKVIRRRGKVMVICENPKHKQKQG, translated from the coding sequence ATGAAAGTGAGACCATCTGTGAAACCGATCTGCGAAAAATGTAAAGTAATTCGCCGACGCGGTAAAGTAATGGTAATCTGTGAAAATCCTAAACACAAACAAAAACAAGGTTGA
- the rpsM gene encoding 30S ribosomal protein S13 has product MARIAGVDIPRDKRVVISLTYIYGIGKTTAQKVLAGAGISEDTRVRDLTEDQLNLIREQLDSYKLEGDLRRETSLNIKRLMEIGSFRGIRHRRGLPVRGQNTKNNARTRKGPRKTVANKKK; this is encoded by the coding sequence ATGGCACGTATTGCTGGTGTTGACATTCCTCGCGACAAACGCGTGGTAATTTCATTAACTTACATTTACGGTATTGGTAAAACTACAGCTCAGAAAGTATTAGCTGGCGCAGGTATTTCAGAAGATACACGCGTACGCGACTTAACTGAAGATCAGTTAAACCTAATCCGTGAACAATTAGATTCTTACAAACTTGAAGGTGACTTACGTCGCGAAACTTCATTAAACATTAAACGTCTGATGGAAATCGGTTCATTCCGTGGTATCCGTCACCGTCGTGGTTTACCTGTTCGTGGTCAAAATACGAAGAACAATGCGCGTACGCGTAAAGGTCCTCGTAAAACAGTTGCGAACAAGAAAAAATAA
- the rpsK gene encoding 30S ribosomal protein S11, producing MARKQQTRKRRVKKNIESGIAHIRSTFNNTIVTITDMQGNAVSWSSAGALGFRGSRKSTPFAAQMAAETAAKTSLEHGLKTLEVTVKGPGAGREAAIRALQAAGLEVTAIKDVTPVPHNGCRPPKRRRV from the coding sequence ATGGCTCGTAAACAACAAACTCGTAAACGTCGTGTGAAAAAGAATATCGAATCTGGTATTGCACACATCCGTTCTACATTTAACAATACAATTGTAACGATTACAGATATGCAAGGTAACGCTGTATCTTGGTCAAGTGCTGGTGCTCTTGGTTTCCGTGGTTCACGTAAATCTACACCATTCGCTGCACAAATGGCTGCAGAAACTGCTGCTAAAACATCCCTTGAACATGGTCTGAAAACGTTGGAAGTAACTGTTAAAGGTCCTGGTGCTGGTCGTGAAGCTGCAATTCGTGCACTTCAAGCTGCTGGTTTAGAAGTAACTGCTATTAAAGACGTTACTCCAGTTCCTCACAATGGTTGCCGTCCGCCAAAACGTCGTCGCGTGTAA
- a CDS encoding DNA-directed RNA polymerase subunit alpha yields MIEIEKPKIETVEISEDSKYGKFVVEPLERGYGNTLGNSLRRILLSSLPGAAVTSIQIDGVLHEFSTVEGVVEDVASIILNVKKLALKIYSDEEKVIEIDVKGDGTVTAADITHDSDVEILNPDLYIATIAKNGHLRMRMYAQRGRGYTPADQNKREDLPIGVIPIDSIYTPVSRVNFQVENTRVGQSSDYDKLSLDVWTDGSIGPKEAISLGAKILTEHLNIFVGMTDEAQTAEIMVEKEEDQKEKVLEMTIEELDLSVRSYNCLKRAGINTVLELANKSEDDMMKVRNLGRKSLEEVKAKLEELGLGLRKED; encoded by the coding sequence ATGATCGAAATTGAAAAACCAAAGATTGAAACGGTGGAGATCAGCGAAGATTCCAAATATGGAAAGTTTGTTGTAGAACCGCTTGAACGCGGATATGGAAACACTTTGGGTAATTCTTTACGTCGTATCCTTCTGTCTTCATTACCAGGAGCTGCTGTCACTTCAATCCAAATTGATGGTGTACTTCACGAATTCTCTACTGTAGAAGGCGTTGTAGAAGATGTAGCTTCAATTATTTTGAACGTGAAAAAGCTTGCTCTTAAAATCTACTCTGACGAAGAAAAAGTTATTGAGATTGATGTAAAGGGCGATGGTACAGTTACGGCTGCTGACATTACACATGACAGTGACGTAGAAATTTTAAACCCAGATCTATATATTGCAACAATCGCTAAAAACGGTCATTTACGTATGCGTATGTACGCTCAACGCGGCCGTGGTTACACTCCTGCTGATCAAAACAAACGTGAGGATCTTCCTATCGGCGTGATCCCGATCGACTCTATTTACACTCCAGTATCACGCGTCAATTTCCAAGTGGAAAATACTCGTGTAGGTCAGTCTTCTGACTACGATAAACTTTCTCTTGATGTGTGGACAGATGGTAGCATCGGTCCGAAAGAGGCGATTTCGCTCGGAGCAAAAATTTTAACCGAGCATCTAAACATCTTCGTTGGCATGACAGATGAGGCACAAACTGCTGAAATCATGGTCGAAAAAGAAGAAGATCAAAAAGAAAAAGTTTTAGAGATGACTATCGAAGAACTTGATCTTTCTGTTCGTTCTTATAACTGCTTAAAACGCGCTGGTATTAATACAGTACTAGAACTTGCGAATAAGTCAGAAGACGACATGATGAAAGTTCGTAACCTTGGACGTAAGTCATTAGAAGAGGTAAAAGCGAAGTTAGAAGAGCTTGGTTTAGGGTTACGCAAAGAAGACTAA
- the rplQ gene encoding 50S ribosomal protein L17 has translation MGYRKLGRTSSQRKAMLRDLATDLIINERIETTEARAKEVRKAVEKMITLGKRGDLHARRQAAAFIRRELVTTTDEEGNETTSFALQKLFDDVAPRYAERQGGYTRILKVGPRRGDGAPVVVIELV, from the coding sequence ATGGGTTACAGAAAACTTGGTCGTACAAGTTCTCAACGTAAAGCGATGTTACGTGACTTAGCTACTGATTTAATCATCAACGAGCGTATCGAAACTACTGAGGCTCGCGCTAAAGAAGTACGTAAAGCTGTTGAAAAAATGATTACTTTAGGTAAACGCGGAGATTTACACGCACGCCGTCAAGCTGCTGCATTCATCCGTCGTGAACTAGTAACAACTACTGACGAAGAAGGTAACGAAACAACTTCATTTGCACTACAAAAGCTATTTGATGATGTTGCACCACGTTACGCAGAACGTCAAGGTGGTTACACTCGTATTCTTAAAGTAGGTCCTCGTCGTGGTGACGGTGCACCTGTTGTTGTGATTGAATTAGTTTAA
- a CDS encoding energy-coupling factor ABC transporter ATP-binding protein encodes MPEILSLNNVTFSYTPENPEMRNAVENVSFTVQEGEWIAIVGHNGSGKSTIAKLMNGLLFPQQGDVRILREVLNEDNLWECRSQMGMVFQNPDNQFVGATVQDDVAFALENNGIPFEEMVKRVHASLEQVKMSNFLDHEPHHLSGGQKQRVAIAGALALKPKLLILDEATSMLDPQGRIEVLQTVQTLRAETGLTVLSITHDLEEAMLADRILFMNDGKKFAEGPPAEIFSLGDKLTELGLDLPFAMKLSKLLQKEGVPLMGQHMTEEELVNDLWTSNFNK; translated from the coding sequence ATGCCCGAAATTTTATCGTTAAATAATGTGACGTTTTCATATACGCCTGAAAATCCAGAGATGCGAAATGCAGTCGAAAATGTAAGTTTTACCGTACAGGAAGGTGAATGGATTGCCATAGTTGGTCATAATGGTTCTGGTAAATCAACGATAGCTAAACTGATGAATGGTTTACTATTCCCGCAACAGGGAGATGTTCGTATATTACGAGAAGTATTAAATGAAGACAACCTATGGGAATGTCGCTCGCAAATGGGAATGGTTTTTCAAAATCCAGATAACCAATTTGTAGGTGCTACTGTACAAGATGATGTTGCCTTTGCTCTTGAAAATAACGGTATACCGTTTGAAGAAATGGTAAAGCGTGTGCATGCATCACTAGAACAAGTAAAGATGAGTAATTTTTTGGATCATGAGCCACATCATTTATCAGGTGGACAGAAACAACGTGTCGCTATTGCAGGGGCATTAGCTTTAAAGCCAAAGTTGCTCATTTTAGATGAAGCAACGTCTATGTTAGATCCACAAGGCCGTATAGAAGTTTTACAAACTGTACAAACGTTACGTGCGGAAACAGGGCTAACGGTTTTATCGATTACACACGATTTAGAAGAAGCCATGTTGGCAGATCGTATACTTTTCATGAATGATGGCAAGAAGTTTGCAGAAGGTCCTCCTGCTGAAATTTTTTCGCTAGGGGACAAGTTAACGGAGTTAGGGCTTGATCTACCATTTGCCATGAAGTTATCAAAGTTATTGCAAAAGGAAGGTGTTCCGTTAATGGGGCAACATATGACAGAAGAAGAGTTGGTGAATGATTTATGGACATCAAACTTCAACAAGTAA
- a CDS encoding energy-coupling factor ABC transporter ATP-binding protein — protein MDIKLQQVSYAYSQGTPFEKRALFDVDFEIPSHTYQAIIGHTGSGKSTILQHFNALLKPTSGKVQIGERTVEAGKKAKDLKAVRQRVGIVFQFPEHQLFEETVLKDIMFGPMNFGVSEKEAEARARELVRLVGLPENVLEKSPFDLSGGQMRRVAIAGVLAMEPEVIVLDEPTAGLDPRGQKEIMDMFYALHQERSLTTILVTHSMEDAARYADNIVIMHEGKNVLSGTPRDIFKDVETLKQFRLEPPRIVRFQQKVEKMINTPLAKVCLTEEELAIEMARLLREERAES, from the coding sequence ATGGACATCAAACTTCAACAAGTAAGCTATGCATATTCTCAAGGAACACCTTTTGAAAAACGAGCATTATTCGATGTGGACTTTGAGATTCCATCTCACACATACCAAGCAATTATTGGCCATACGGGCTCTGGGAAGTCGACCATTCTTCAGCATTTTAATGCACTGTTAAAGCCTACATCTGGCAAGGTGCAAATAGGTGAGCGTACAGTGGAGGCTGGTAAAAAGGCAAAGGATTTAAAAGCGGTTCGCCAACGTGTAGGTATTGTTTTTCAATTTCCAGAGCATCAACTGTTTGAAGAAACAGTATTAAAGGATATTATGTTCGGTCCTATGAACTTTGGTGTCTCAGAGAAAGAGGCTGAAGCACGCGCTAGAGAGCTTGTCCGTTTAGTTGGTTTGCCTGAAAATGTGCTCGAAAAATCACCATTTGATTTATCTGGTGGACAAATGCGTCGTGTCGCTATTGCAGGCGTATTGGCAATGGAGCCAGAGGTGATTGTATTAGATGAACCAACGGCTGGGCTAGACCCTCGGGGACAAAAAGAAATTATGGATATGTTTTATGCATTACATCAGGAGCGTAGTTTAACGACGATACTCGTTACGCACAGTATGGAGGATGCAGCCCGTTATGCTGACAATATTGTCATAATGCATGAAGGGAAAAATGTGTTGAGTGGGACACCGCGTGATATTTTTAAGGATGTTGAGACATTAAAGCAATTTCGTTTAGAACCACCCCGTATTGTACGGTTCCAGCAAAAGGTTGAAAAGATGATCAATACTCCACTAGCAAAGGTATGTTTAACGGAAGAGGAGCTTGCAATTGAAATGGCTCGATTATTGAGAGAGGAGCGTGCAGAGTCATGA
- a CDS encoding energy-coupling factor transporter transmembrane component T family protein has translation MMEKMIFGRFLPGDSPVHRLDPRSKLVFVFAFIIIVFLANNTITYAMLLAFTLLIVLVSRIRLYFLINGLKPVLFLMAFTFLLHIFMTKEGDLLFHWKFISIYEGGVRQGIYISTRFLVLVFMTSILTLTTSPISITDGIEVLLNPLKKIKVPVHELALMMSISLRFIPTLMDETDKIMKAQMARGSDLSSGPIKDRIKAVVPLLVPLFVSAFKRAEDLATAMEVRGYRGGEGRTRYRKLKWDIGDSFAIALLVAMAVLLFFYRS, from the coding sequence ATGATGGAGAAGATGATTTTCGGGCGCTTCCTGCCAGGAGATTCTCCTGTCCATAGGCTTGACCCACGATCTAAACTCGTATTCGTTTTTGCATTTATCATTATTGTATTTTTAGCTAATAATACAATAACCTATGCAATGCTATTAGCATTTACGTTACTCATTGTTTTAGTGTCACGTATCCGCTTGTACTTTTTAATAAATGGCTTGAAGCCTGTTCTCTTTTTAATGGCGTTTACTTTCTTGCTACATATTTTTATGACAAAGGAAGGCGACCTATTATTTCATTGGAAGTTTATCTCCATCTATGAGGGAGGCGTTCGTCAAGGGATTTATATTTCGACTCGTTTCCTTGTTTTAGTGTTTATGACGTCCATTTTAACACTGACAACATCCCCGATTTCCATTACAGATGGAATTGAGGTGTTGCTAAATCCATTGAAAAAAATAAAAGTACCTGTCCATGAGCTAGCGCTAATGATGTCCATTTCACTGCGCTTTATTCCAACGTTGATGGATGAGACGGATAAGATTATGAAGGCACAAATGGCACGTGGCTCTGATTTATCTTCAGGACCGATAAAAGACCGCATTAAAGCGGTTGTGCCATTACTAGTACCGCTCTTTGTAAGTGCCTTTAAACGTGCAGAGGACTTAGCCACTGCGATGGAAGTGCGAGGCTATCGTGGCGGTGAAGGGCGTACGCGCTATCGTAAGCTAAAGTGGGATATTGGCGATTCGTTTGCTATTGCCTTACTAGTAGCCATGGCTGTTTTATTATTTTTCTATAGAAGTTAA
- the truA gene encoding tRNA pseudouridine(38-40) synthase TruA — protein sequence MRRLKAIISYDGTQFSGYQVQPGERTVQAEVERVLAIMHKGHNVKVTASGRTDARVHATGQTLHFDTPLAIPVEKYMKALNVQLPRDIRVLSIEEVADDFHARYSVTGKRYRYIWSCESVQSPFRRHYTVETNGVKPDVKAMQDAAKAIIGTHDFSCFCAANTSVQNKVRTVNALEFEWHGEELHMVIEGSGFLYNMVRIIAGTLWEVGIGRREVKNVETVVASMDRDKAGKTAPPQGLYLEKVFY from the coding sequence ATGCGACGATTAAAAGCAATTATTAGTTATGATGGAACGCAGTTTTCTGGTTATCAAGTACAGCCAGGAGAGCGAACTGTACAAGCAGAGGTTGAGCGTGTACTTGCTATTATGCACAAAGGTCACAATGTAAAAGTTACGGCAAGTGGTCGCACAGATGCAAGAGTGCATGCAACTGGACAAACACTGCATTTTGATACGCCGCTAGCAATACCAGTAGAAAAGTATATGAAGGCATTGAATGTTCAGCTTCCAAGAGATATCCGTGTATTATCGATTGAGGAAGTGGCAGATGATTTTCATGCACGTTATAGTGTAACAGGAAAACGCTATCGCTATATATGGTCGTGTGAGTCTGTACAAAGCCCATTTCGTAGACATTACACTGTAGAGACGAATGGTGTGAAGCCAGACGTGAAAGCGATGCAGGATGCTGCCAAAGCTATAATAGGGACACATGATTTCTCATGCTTCTGTGCGGCGAATACGAGTGTGCAAAATAAAGTGCGAACAGTAAATGCACTTGAATTTGAATGGCATGGTGAAGAGCTGCATATGGTCATTGAAGGTAGTGGCTTCTTATACAATATGGTGCGTATCATTGCCGGTACTTTGTGGGAAGTCGGCATAGGACGCCGAGAAGTAAAAAATGTGGAGACTGTTGTTGCGTCGATGGATCGCGACAAGGCTGGCAAAACAGCGCCACCACAAGGTTTATATCTTGAAAAGGTGTTCTATTAG
- the rplM gene encoding 50S ribosomal protein L13 — MRTTFMAKGHEVDRKWLVVDAEGQTLGRLASEVAAILRGKHKPTFTPNVDTGDHVIIINADKIHLTGNKLEGKLYRHHTQFAGGLKTRTAGEMLEKYPTRMIELAIKGMLPKNSLGRKMFGKLNVYTGTEHPHAAQKPEAYELRG, encoded by the coding sequence ATGCGTACAACATTCATGGCTAAAGGTCACGAAGTAGACCGTAAATGGTTAGTAGTTGATGCAGAAGGCCAAACTCTTGGACGTTTAGCTTCTGAAGTAGCTGCAATCTTACGTGGTAAACATAAACCAACATTCACACCAAACGTTGACACAGGTGATCACGTAATCATCATCAACGCTGACAAAATCCATTTAACTGGTAACAAATTAGAGGGTAAACTTTACCGTCACCATACTCAATTTGCGGGTGGTTTAAAAACTCGTACTGCTGGTGAAATGTTAGAAAAGTACCCAACACGTATGATCGAATTAGCTATTAAAGGGATGCTTCCTAAAAACTCTTTAGGTCGTAAAATGTTCGGTAAACTTAACGTTTACACTGGAACTGAGCACCCACATGCTGCACAAAAACCAGAAGCTTATGAGCTTCGCGGATAA
- the rpsI gene encoding 30S ribosomal protein S9, producing MAQVQYIGTGRRKSSVARVRLVPGTGKIVINKREIEEYVPFAALREVIKQPLVATETTGSYDIHVNVNGGGYTGQAGAVRHGIARALLQVDPDFRAALKSAGLLTRDSRMKERKKPGLRGARRAPQFSKR from the coding sequence TTGGCACAAGTTCAATACATCGGCACTGGTCGCCGTAAAAGCTCTGTAGCTCGCGTACGTTTAGTACCAGGTACAGGTAAAATTGTTATCAACAAACGTGAAATCGAAGAATACGTACCATTCGCTGCATTACGTGAAGTAATTAAACAACCATTAGTAGCTACTGAAACTACAGGAAGCTATGACATCCACGTAAACGTTAACGGTGGTGGATATACTGGTCAAGCTGGAGCTGTACGTCATGGTATCGCTCGTGCTCTACTTCAAGTAGACCCAGATTTCCGTGCTGCACTTAAATCAGCTGGATTACTTACTCGTGATTCACGCATGAAAGAACGTAAAAAACCAGGTCTACGCGGCGCTCGTCGTGCACCTCAGTTCTCAAAACGTTAA
- a CDS encoding YxiG family protein, with protein sequence MCQLEDIEGFRLNDYDYGDEQLLTGISYHPNGLDKITIESLDPELKGIEEISSSTNFSFHINNKDCFFIEANRFVFEGKVFKDLIAPEHELKWEDES encoded by the coding sequence ATGTGTCAGCTCGAAGATATAGAGGGCTTTCGTTTAAATGACTACGATTACGGAGATGAGCAATTGCTAACAGGGATTAGCTATCATCCAAATGGCTTGGACAAAATTACAATCGAAAGTTTAGATCCAGAATTAAAAGGTATTGAAGAAATTTCGTCTTCTACAAATTTTAGCTTCCACATTAACAATAAAGATTGTTTCTTTATAGAAGCGAATCGTTTCGTTTTTGAGGGCAAGGTGTTTAAAGATTTAATCGCCCCAGAACATGAGCTGAAATGGGAAGACGAAAGTTGA
- a CDS encoding N-acetylmuramoyl-L-alanine amidase gives MKRWLALGVIMLMSIVVVAYETNASDRNFFLPDPLGGIKIVIDAGHGGQDGGASKGEVIEKEITLAIAQHVEKQLKKKGATVVMTRTTDGDVIDEHASSEKFGTLRERKKQDIFLRKDIVAKEQPDIFVTIHANAIPETKWRGAQVFYHKDGHADGELLAKSIQQSIRTNLQNTDREALSIKQIYLLKKAEVPAALVETGFISNDEERALLVDKKYQEKMATAIVEGIEDYLLGKIE, from the coding sequence GTGAAGCGCTGGCTTGCACTAGGAGTAATTATGCTGATGAGTATAGTGGTCGTGGCATATGAAACGAATGCTTCGGACCGCAACTTCTTCTTACCTGACCCACTTGGTGGCATTAAAATTGTCATTGATGCGGGACACGGTGGTCAGGATGGAGGTGCTTCAAAGGGCGAAGTAATTGAAAAGGAAATTACGCTTGCAATTGCTCAGCATGTGGAGAAGCAATTAAAGAAGAAAGGCGCAACGGTCGTGATGACACGTACAACTGATGGAGATGTTATTGATGAACACGCGTCATCAGAAAAATTTGGCACACTAAGAGAACGGAAAAAGCAAGATATCTTCTTACGGAAAGATATTGTTGCTAAAGAACAACCAGATATTTTCGTTACAATTCATGCCAATGCAATTCCTGAAACAAAATGGCGTGGAGCGCAGGTGTTTTATCATAAAGACGGACATGCTGATGGAGAATTGCTTGCGAAGAGCATTCAGCAATCTATCCGTACGAACTTACAAAATACTGATCGGGAAGCTTTATCGATTAAACAAATCTACTTACTAAAGAAGGCTGAAGTGCCTGCTGCATTAGTGGAGACTGGATTTATCAGTAATGATGAGGAACGTGCACTATTAGTCGATAAAAAATATCAAGAGAAAATGGCAACTGCTATCGTTGAAGGTATTGAAGACTACTTACTGGGGAAAATTGAATAG